Proteins encoded in a region of the Triticum dicoccoides isolate Atlit2015 ecotype Zavitan chromosome 3A, WEW_v2.0, whole genome shotgun sequence genome:
- the LOC119273499 gene encoding factor of DNA methylation 3-like — MQQLELENKQFHSKWEAMEHMQGDEDSESKKKMAEQIQELKEQCETVQSFAQTLVIKERKANDELQLARKALMRGFQDLITGQTSICIKRMGILDQESLEKAFQQKLSEHDAALFCARWEAEIGNPDWHPFKVIMVDGKQLEIISEDDEKLRALKDENGEQIYAVVTKALLEVNEHNPSGRHPVNELWNYKEDRKATLEEAVEHLLKQWRVDRSNLRRKRIEEDAGST; from the exons ATGCAGCAACTTGAGCTAGAAAATAAACAGTTTCACAGCAAATGGGAAGCAATGGAACACATGCAAGGTGATGAAGACTCTGAATCAAAGAAGAAAATGGCTGAGCAAATTCAGGAGCTAAAAGAGCAGTGTGAGACAGTACAGTCATTTGCACAAACTTTGGTTATCAAGGAAAGGAAAGCCAACGATGAGTTGCAGCTTGCTCGGAAGGCACTGATGCGT GGTTTCCAGGATCTTATAACTGGCCAAACATCTATATGCATTAAAAGGATGGGCATCCTTGACCAGGAATCACTTGAAAAGGCTTTCCAGCAGAAATTGTCAGAGCATGATGCTGCCTTATTTTGTGCAAGATGGGAGGCTGAGATAGGAAATCCAGATTGGCACCCTTTTAAAGTTATCATGGTTGATGGAAAACAGCTG GAAATTATCTCCGAGGATGACGAGAAGCTTCGGGCTCTGAAAGATGAAAATGGCGAACAGATCTATGCTGTGGTGACAAAGGCCCTGCTTGAAGTCAACGAGCACAATCCCAGTGGCCGCCATCCTGTTAACGAGCTGTGGAACTACAAGGAGGACCGGAAAGCCACCCTGGAAGAAGCCGTTGAGCACCTCCTGAAGCAGTGGCGTGTGGACAGGAGCAACCTCAGGAGGAAGCGCATTGAAGAAGATGCTGGAAGCACTTAG